One window of Lacerta agilis isolate rLacAgi1 chromosome 14, rLacAgi1.pri, whole genome shotgun sequence genomic DNA carries:
- the PDK2 gene encoding pyruvate dehydrogenase kinase, isozyme 2 isoform X1, with product MRLLRCLLKGHSALAGAPKYIEHFSKFSPSPLSMKQFLDFGSSNACEKTSFTFLRQELPVRLANIMKEINLLPDRVLSTPSVQLVQSWYVQSLLDIMVFLDKNPEDQGTLGQFTNALVTIRNRHNDVVPTMAQGVIEYKEAYGDDPVTNQNIQYFLDRFYLSRISIRMLINQHTLIFDGSTNPAHPKHIGSIDPNCNVSDVVRDAYDMSKLLCDKYYMASPDLEIQEVNASGTGPHPWPTNHPDQSIHMVYVPSHLYHMLFELFKNAMRATVESHESSLTLPPIKVMVLLGQEDLSIRMSDRGGGVPLRKIERLFSYMYSTAPKPELGTGGTPLAGFGYGLPISRLYAKYFQGDLQLFSMEGFGTDAVIYLKALSTDSVERLPVYNKSAWRHYQTIQEADDWCVPSTEPKNTSTYRVT from the exons atgCGCCTCCTGCGCTGCCTGCTGAAGGGCCATTCGGCGCTGGCCGGGGCGCCCAAGTACATCGAGCACTTCAGCAAGTTCTCGCCTTCCCCGCTTTCCATGAAGCAGTTCCTGGACTTCG gaTCCAGCAATGCCTGCGAGAAGACCTCATTCACTTTCCTCCGCCAAGAACTCCCTGTCCGGCTGGCAAACATCATGAAGGAAATCAACCTTCTCCCAGACCGTGTGCTGAGCACCCCTTCCGTTCAGCTGGTGCAGAGCTG GTACGTGCAGAGCTTGCTGGACATCATGGTGTTCCTGGACAAAAACCCTGAGGACCAAGGGACGTTGGGACA ATTCACGAACGCCCTGGTCACGATCCGTAACCGCCACAACGACGTGGTCCCCACCATGGCGCAGGGCGTGATTGAGTACAAAGAAGCTTATGGTGATGACCCCGTCACCAACCAAAACATCCAGTACTTCCTGGACCGCTTCTACCTGAGCCGCATCTCCATCCGCATGTTGATTAACCAGCACA CCTTGATTTTCGACGGCAGCACCAACCCGGCCCACCCCAAGCACATTGGCAGCATCGATCCCAACTGCAATGTCTCGGACGTGGTCAGAG ATGCTTACGACATGTCCAAGCTGTTGTGTGACAAATACTACATGGCCTCTCCCGACCTGGAGATCCAGGAAGTGAACG CCTCTGGAACAGGACCTCACCCGTGGCCTA CTAACCACCCCGACCAGTCCATCCACATGGTCTATGTTCCGTCTCACCTGTACCACATGCTCTTCGAGCTGTTCAAG AATGCCATGAGAGCCACCGTAGAAAGCCACGAGTCCAGCCTCACACTGCCGCCCATCAAGGTGATGGTGTTGCTGGGCCAAGAAGACCTCTCCATCAGG ATGAGCGACCGCGGAGGTGGGGTCCCTCTGCGCAAGATAGAGCGGCTCTTCAGCTATATGTATTCCACAGCACCCAAGCCGGAGCTGGGGACCGGAGGGACGCCCCTG GCTGGCTTTGGGTACGGCTTGCCAATTTCCAGACTCTACGCTAAGTATTTCCAAGGTGACCTTCAGCTCTTCTCCATGGAGGGGTTTGGGACTGACGCTGTCATCTATTTGAAG GCCTTGTCAACAGACTCTGTGGAGCGGCTTCCCGTGTACAACAAATCGGCTTGGCGCCACTACCAGACCATCCAGGAAGCCGACGACTGGTGCGTGCCCAGTACGGAGCCCAAGAACACCTCCACGTACAGGGTGACCTAA
- the PDK2 gene encoding pyruvate dehydrogenase kinase, isozyme 2 isoform X2 codes for MRLLRCLLKGHSALAGAPKYIEHFSKFSPSPLSMKQFLDFGSSNACEKTSFTFLRQELPVRLANIMKEINLLPDRVLSTPSVQLVQSWYVQSLLDIMVFLDKNPEDQGTLGQFTNALVTIRNRHNDVVPTMAQGVIEYKEAYGDDPVTNQNIQYFLDRFYLSRISIRMLINQHTLIFDGSTNPAHPKHIGSIDPNCNVSDVVRDAYDMSKLLCDKYYMASPDLEIQEVNANHPDQSIHMVYVPSHLYHMLFELFKNAMRATVESHESSLTLPPIKVMVLLGQEDLSIRMSDRGGGVPLRKIERLFSYMYSTAPKPELGTGGTPLAGFGYGLPISRLYAKYFQGDLQLFSMEGFGTDAVIYLKALSTDSVERLPVYNKSAWRHYQTIQEADDWCVPSTEPKNTSTYRVT; via the exons atgCGCCTCCTGCGCTGCCTGCTGAAGGGCCATTCGGCGCTGGCCGGGGCGCCCAAGTACATCGAGCACTTCAGCAAGTTCTCGCCTTCCCCGCTTTCCATGAAGCAGTTCCTGGACTTCG gaTCCAGCAATGCCTGCGAGAAGACCTCATTCACTTTCCTCCGCCAAGAACTCCCTGTCCGGCTGGCAAACATCATGAAGGAAATCAACCTTCTCCCAGACCGTGTGCTGAGCACCCCTTCCGTTCAGCTGGTGCAGAGCTG GTACGTGCAGAGCTTGCTGGACATCATGGTGTTCCTGGACAAAAACCCTGAGGACCAAGGGACGTTGGGACA ATTCACGAACGCCCTGGTCACGATCCGTAACCGCCACAACGACGTGGTCCCCACCATGGCGCAGGGCGTGATTGAGTACAAAGAAGCTTATGGTGATGACCCCGTCACCAACCAAAACATCCAGTACTTCCTGGACCGCTTCTACCTGAGCCGCATCTCCATCCGCATGTTGATTAACCAGCACA CCTTGATTTTCGACGGCAGCACCAACCCGGCCCACCCCAAGCACATTGGCAGCATCGATCCCAACTGCAATGTCTCGGACGTGGTCAGAG ATGCTTACGACATGTCCAAGCTGTTGTGTGACAAATACTACATGGCCTCTCCCGACCTGGAGATCCAGGAAGTGAACG CTAACCACCCCGACCAGTCCATCCACATGGTCTATGTTCCGTCTCACCTGTACCACATGCTCTTCGAGCTGTTCAAG AATGCCATGAGAGCCACCGTAGAAAGCCACGAGTCCAGCCTCACACTGCCGCCCATCAAGGTGATGGTGTTGCTGGGCCAAGAAGACCTCTCCATCAGG ATGAGCGACCGCGGAGGTGGGGTCCCTCTGCGCAAGATAGAGCGGCTCTTCAGCTATATGTATTCCACAGCACCCAAGCCGGAGCTGGGGACCGGAGGGACGCCCCTG GCTGGCTTTGGGTACGGCTTGCCAATTTCCAGACTCTACGCTAAGTATTTCCAAGGTGACCTTCAGCTCTTCTCCATGGAGGGGTTTGGGACTGACGCTGTCATCTATTTGAAG GCCTTGTCAACAGACTCTGTGGAGCGGCTTCCCGTGTACAACAAATCGGCTTGGCGCCACTACCAGACCATCCAGGAAGCCGACGACTGGTGCGTGCCCAGTACGGAGCCCAAGAACACCTCCACGTACAGGGTGACCTAA